From one Longimicrobiales bacterium genomic stretch:
- a CDS encoding dCMP deaminase family protein, with translation MIVVKDAGRPDRIDYYMHIAMAVRRRANCIGNRVGALLVRNDRIISTGYNGTPEGTRNCDEGGCERCANRDRYRAAHGYDVCICVHAEQNALLSAARFGIPVEGASIYTTMRPCFGCTKELLQARIQGVYYLHEWRHPNEELWRQYVMLQGRFPGGVMHVPIEDSDAEWAVSSMRETDEDTGHSIPG, from the coding sequence ATGATCGTGGTGAAGGACGCCGGCCGACCGGACCGCATCGACTACTACATGCACATCGCCATGGCGGTGCGGCGGCGGGCGAACTGCATCGGCAACCGTGTCGGCGCGCTGCTCGTGCGCAACGACCGCATCATCTCGACGGGGTACAACGGTACGCCGGAGGGGACGCGCAACTGCGACGAGGGCGGGTGCGAGCGGTGCGCGAACCGGGATCGTTATCGCGCTGCGCACGGATACGACGTGTGCATCTGCGTGCACGCGGAGCAGAACGCGCTGCTGAGTGCCGCGCGGTTCGGCATCCCGGTGGAGGGTGCGTCGATCTACACGACGATGCGTCCGTGTTTCGGCTGCACGAAGGAGCTGCTTCAGGCGCGCATCCAGGGCGTGTACTACCTGCATGAGTGGCGGCATCCGAACGAGGAGCTGTGGCGCCAGTACGTGATGCTGCAGGGTCGTTTTCCGGGCGGTGTGATGCACGTGCCGATCGAGGACAGCGACGCCGAGTGGGCCGTCTCCTCGATGCGGGAGACGGACGAGGACACCGGTCACAGCATTCCCGGCTGA